The following coding sequences are from one Bacilli bacterium window:
- the menB gene encoding 1,4-dihydroxy-2-naphthoyl-CoA synthase, which produces MAVAWKAKRTYEDIRYETYNGIAKITINRPEVRNAFRPKTVIEMIDAFADARDDSAIGVIILTGEGPDAFCSGGDQKVRGHGGYVGDDQIPRLNVLDLQRLIRTIPKPVIAMVAGYAIGGGHVLHIICDLTIAADNAKFGQTGPKVGSFDAGYGAGYLARIVGHKKAREIWYLCRQYSAQEALQMGLVNAVVPLAQLEEETLKWCAEILEKSPTALRFLKASFNADTDGLAGMQQFGGDATLLFYTTDEAKEGRDAFKEKRKPDFKKFPRFP; this is translated from the coding sequence TTGGCAGTTGCTTGGAAAGCAAAGCGTACATACGAAGATATACGGTATGAGACGTATAACGGGATTGCCAAAATTACGATCAACCGCCCGGAAGTGCGCAATGCGTTTCGACCGAAAACGGTTATCGAAATGATCGATGCGTTTGCGGATGCGCGCGACGATTCCGCAATCGGCGTGATCATTTTGACCGGGGAAGGCCCCGACGCATTCTGCTCAGGCGGCGACCAAAAGGTGCGCGGCCACGGCGGGTACGTCGGGGACGATCAAATTCCGCGGCTGAACGTGCTCGATTTGCAGCGGTTGATCCGCACCATCCCGAAGCCGGTTATCGCAATGGTGGCCGGCTATGCGATCGGCGGCGGACACGTGCTGCACATCATTTGCGATTTGACGATCGCCGCGGACAACGCCAAGTTCGGACAAACGGGACCCAAAGTCGGCAGCTTTGACGCGGGTTACGGCGCGGGCTATTTGGCGCGCATTGTCGGGCATAAGAAAGCGCGGGAAATCTGGTATTTGTGCCGGCAATACTCGGCGCAAGAAGCGCTGCAAATGGGCCTTGTCAACGCCGTCGTGCCGCTTGCGCAATTGGAGGAAGAAACGCTGAAGTGGTGCGCGGAAATTTTGGAAAAATCACCTACCGCGCTGCGCTTTTTGAAAGCGTCGTTCAATGCGGATACGGACGGTTTGGCTGGCATGCAGCAATTCGGCGGCGACGCGACGCTGTTGTTTTACACGACCGATGAGGCGAAGGAAGGCCGGGATGCGTTCAAGGAAAAGCGCAAACCGGATTTCAAAAAGTTCCCCCGATTCCCGTGA